Proteins encoded together in one bacterium window:
- a CDS encoding YiiX/YebB-like N1pC/P60 family cysteine hydrolase produces MATVNELRTGDMIAFKKGKNFVAAVVHLFTNSDVHHVGIIVKLYNKIGNNFPFVIEANTDDVEYSFLPRKIKTRKDEIYVYRLTDENHQKINDNLNAFYEFMNEQIGKAYDYPEAIKTVADKIFDKVITKDSYSTFFCSKLVGAIYQQAGVITPEMLKKSGLKRISELTPADCCKLPIFKDCIKLSNLNQEADYVTSKN; encoded by the coding sequence ATGGCAACAGTAAATGAGTTGAGAACAGGCGACATGATTGCATTTAAAAAAGGAAAAAACTTTGTTGCCGCTGTTGTTCACCTTTTTACAAATTCCGATGTGCATCATGTAGGAATTATTGTTAAGCTCTACAACAAAATCGGGAATAATTTCCCTTTTGTAATTGAAGCTAACACTGATGATGTTGAATACAGCTTTTTGCCACGAAAAATTAAAACCAGAAAAGATGAAATATATGTTTATAGATTAACAGATGAAAATCACCAAAAAATTAATGATAATCTCAACGCTTTTTATGAATTTATGAACGAGCAAATCGGCAAGGCTTATGACTATCCTGAAGCTATTAAAACAGTTGCGGACAAAATTTTTGACAAAGTAATCACAAAAGATTCATACTCCACTTTTTTCTGCTCAAAATTAGTCGGTGCAATTTATCAGCAGGCTGGAGTAATTACACCTGAAATGCTTAAAAAGTCAGGATTAAAACGTATTTCAGAATTAACTCCTGCAGACTGCTGTAAATTACCAATATTTAAAGACTGTATTAAACTCTCAAATCTAAATCAGGAGGCAGATTATGTTACAAGCAAAAATTGA